A single genomic interval of Celeribacter indicus harbors:
- a CDS encoding multidrug effflux MFS transporter translates to MTMPLHPSETAPSARAPAPLWLLALLTLSGTMAIHIFVPALPRVVDAFGTTAGGAQMTLSAYIVGLALAQIVYGPVADRYGRRPVLVAGMFIYALSGLVAFLSPTIELLIAARFFEAIGGGSGLVLGRAMVRDGNSHEAAAKKLSLMNLIVMTGPGISPLVGAGLSAVTGWRSIFLLLCLLGLANLLLVWRRLPRGPEAEGRDLRVVMGNYLRLLRSRGFLGYAIGGSFATTALYAYIGAAPFIFVDQLHRPEGEIAAYLAFNILGAWFGSLTANRLAGRIRTGRLMVTGNLISCLGALLFLLVVLTGGLGVALTVLLMLLFSYGAGIASPMALSEALNLNPAATGSASGLYGCMQMVIGALCAALSGIGGNPALSAALVLAAAGLLAQLSFLIAQRSPD, encoded by the coding sequence ATGACCATGCCCCTCCACCCGTCCGAAACCGCCCCCTCCGCGCGCGCCCCGGCGCCGCTCTGGCTGCTGGCATTGCTCACGCTCAGCGGCACGATGGCCATCCACATCTTCGTGCCGGCCCTGCCGCGGGTGGTGGATGCCTTCGGGACCACCGCCGGCGGGGCGCAGATGACGCTCAGCGCCTATATCGTGGGCCTGGCGCTGGCGCAGATCGTCTACGGCCCCGTCGCCGACCGCTACGGGCGCCGCCCGGTGCTGGTCGCGGGCATGTTCATCTATGCCCTGTCCGGGCTGGTCGCCTTCCTCTCCCCCACGATCGAACTGCTGATCGCGGCCCGTTTCTTCGAGGCGATCGGCGGCGGCTCCGGCCTGGTCCTCGGCCGGGCGATGGTGCGGGACGGGAACAGCCACGAGGCGGCGGCCAAGAAGCTCTCGCTGATGAACCTGATCGTCATGACCGGCCCCGGCATTTCCCCCCTGGTCGGCGCGGGACTGTCGGCGGTCACCGGCTGGCGCTCGATCTTCCTCCTCCTGTGCCTGCTGGGGCTGGCGAACCTGCTGCTGGTCTGGCGCCGGCTGCCGCGCGGCCCGGAGGCCGAGGGACGGGACCTGCGCGTGGTAATGGGCAACTACCTCCGGCTTCTGCGGTCCCGCGGATTTCTGGGCTATGCCATCGGCGGCAGCTTCGCCACGACCGCGCTCTATGCCTATATCGGCGCGGCGCCCTTCATCTTCGTCGACCAGCTGCACCGGCCGGAAGGCGAGATCGCGGCCTATCTCGCCTTCAACATCCTCGGCGCCTGGTTCGGCAGCCTGACCGCCAACCGGCTGGCCGGCCGGATCCGCACCGGACGGCTCATGGTCACCGGCAACCTGATCAGCTGTCTCGGCGCCCTGCTGTTCCTGCTGGTGGTGCTGACGGGCGGGCTGGGCGTGGCGCTCACCGTCCTGCTGATGCTGCTGTTCAGCTATGGCGCGGGGATCGCCTCGCCCATGGCGCTGTCGGAGGCGCTGAACCTCAATCCAGCCGCGACGGGATCGGCCTCGGGGCTCTACGGCTGCATGCAGATGGTGATCGGCGCGCTTTGCGCCGCGCTCAGCGGCATCGGCGGCAACCCCGCGCTGTCCGCCGCCCTCGTCCTCGCCGCCGCCGGCCTCCTCGCGCAGCTCTCCTTCCTGATCGCGCAACGCAGTCCCGACTGA
- a CDS encoding MarR family winged helix-turn-helix transcriptional regulator — translation MSKDETQGEPPRLGRLIGQASRRWRRAVDLRLQGVRVTEAGLAPLVQLARAGEPVRQKDLAAALSLDSSSLVRVIARLEADGLVLSTPDPRDGRAKALSLSPAGAALAARALAISGSLEAEVLSGLDEERIRIAREVLQHVLDRLDADRPDHESPG, via the coding sequence ATGTCCAAAGACGAGACGCAGGGTGAGCCGCCCCGCCTGGGCAGGCTGATCGGCCAGGCGAGCCGGCGCTGGCGGCGGGCGGTCGATCTGCGCCTGCAAGGCGTCCGTGTCACCGAGGCCGGCCTTGCGCCGCTCGTCCAGCTCGCCCGCGCCGGAGAGCCGGTCCGGCAGAAGGATCTCGCCGCCGCCCTGTCGCTGGACAGTTCCTCCCTGGTCCGGGTCATCGCCCGGCTCGAGGCGGACGGCCTGGTGCTCAGCACGCCCGACCCGCGCGACGGGCGCGCCAAGGCGCTGAGCCTGTCCCCGGCGGGCGCGGCGCTGGCGGCGCGGGCGCTGGCCATTTCGGGCAGCCTCGAGGCCGAAGTCCTCTCCGGCCTCGACGAGGAGCGGATCCGGATCGCCCGCGAGGTCCTGCAACATGTGCTTGACCGGCTGGACGCCGACCGGCCCGACCACGAAAGCCCCGGATGA
- a CDS encoding GntR family transcriptional regulator encodes MQQLVSEGLVSRQAGHGTIVLDRKVDTQMHQIRGFSEDMKARGLTASYEVLDCGFVTPPGEASQALGTPSADKPFFLKRLLKTNGRLIGISRSYIRADIFAEIAPPTAEQLTHGSLYDWLREHAGTEITGGVEFIEAGLAGPDLHRDLGLAPQDPVLIAQRTAHSPARLPVEFAIITYRADRYRFRIEL; translated from the coding sequence ATGCAACAGCTCGTGTCCGAGGGGCTGGTGAGCCGGCAGGCCGGTCATGGCACCATCGTCCTGGATCGCAAGGTCGACACGCAGATGCACCAGATCCGCGGCTTTTCCGAGGACATGAAGGCGCGCGGGCTGACGGCAAGCTACGAGGTGCTCGACTGCGGCTTCGTCACGCCCCCCGGAGAGGCCAGCCAGGCCCTCGGCACACCCTCGGCCGACAAGCCCTTCTTCCTCAAGCGGCTGCTGAAGACGAACGGCCGCCTCATCGGCATCAGCCGCTCCTACATCCGCGCGGATATCTTTGCCGAGATCGCACCGCCCACCGCCGAACAGCTGACCCACGGGTCGCTCTACGACTGGCTGCGCGAACATGCGGGGACGGAGATCACCGGCGGCGTCGAATTCATCGAGGCCGGGCTGGCCGGCCCGGACCTGCACCGCGACCTCGGTCTCGCCCCGCAGGATCCGGTGCTGATCGCGCAGCGGACCGCGCATTCCCCGGCCCGGCTGCCGGTCGAATTCGCGATCATCACCTACCGGGCCGACCGCTATCGCTTCCGGATCGAACTGTAG
- a CDS encoding ABC transporter permease, which yields MLAIGQTYVIISNGIDLSVGSVLVFCSVVSAQIMLALSGEPGTTFGTTSAGWGVILAGTVAAILTGIAWGLLNGFLVAVAKIPALIVTLGTLGMALGGAQILSGGTDVRAMPELLVTHVGSGRFLGLPTLVAIAALVVVVAGLVLHLTRFGLHTYALGSNMEGARRSGISVVRQTLGVYAVSGAMAGIAAVMANARFATTTINGHAMDNLTTISAVVLGGTSLFGGVGSVFGTVVGVFIPIILLNGFVILGIPPFWQTVAMGAVLILAVWIDQLKRRLRKRG from the coding sequence GTGCTGGCGATCGGGCAGACCTATGTGATCATCTCCAACGGCATCGACCTTTCCGTGGGGTCGGTCCTCGTCTTCTGCTCGGTCGTTTCCGCGCAGATCATGCTGGCGCTGTCGGGAGAACCGGGAACCACCTTCGGCACCACCTCGGCGGGCTGGGGCGTCATCCTCGCGGGAACGGTCGCGGCCATCCTGACGGGGATCGCCTGGGGCCTGCTGAACGGCTTCCTCGTGGCGGTGGCGAAGATCCCGGCGCTGATCGTGACGCTGGGCACGCTGGGCATGGCGCTCGGCGGGGCGCAGATCCTGTCGGGCGGCACGGATGTGCGCGCGATGCCGGAGCTTCTGGTGACGCATGTCGGTTCGGGCCGCTTCCTCGGCCTTCCGACCCTGGTGGCGATCGCGGCGCTGGTCGTCGTGGTCGCGGGCCTGGTGCTGCACCTGACGCGGTTCGGCCTGCATACCTATGCGCTGGGGTCGAACATGGAAGGCGCCCGGCGCAGCGGCATCAGTGTCGTCCGCCAGACCCTCGGGGTCTATGCCGTCTCCGGCGCCATGGCCGGTATCGCCGCGGTGATGGCCAACGCGCGTTTCGCCACCACGACGATCAACGGTCACGCGATGGACAACCTGACCACGATTTCGGCCGTCGTGCTCGGCGGCACCAGCCTCTTCGGCGGCGTCGGCAGCGTCTTTGGCACGGTGGTGGGCGTCTTCATTCCGATCATCCTGCTGAACGGCTTCGTCATCCTCGGAATCCCGCCCTTCTGGCAGACGGTTGCCATGGGGGCGGTCCTGATCCTCGCCGTCTGGATCGACCAGCTCAAACGACGGCTCCGCAAGCGCGGCTGA
- a CDS encoding ABC transporter substrate-binding protein, with amino-acid sequence MKKMITTTALLAFAGLGAAQAQDAGSVALVLGVSGSPFYQVLQCGAMARAEELGLDLTVSAGDQFAADSQIPVVNAVTAAGPDVAAIVPTDMQALVQPMRELSERGTRVITVDQTIADNSFVETEVLTDNEAGGGMAAEIMAEILGGEGKVLIITQPPGSLAQDARTRGFEDKIAEYEGITYIGAQYQSDDPQKAAEIVTSTLSAHPDLAGIFSTNDQGAIGAITGLRQAGAVGRVKMVAYDAASAEVAALKNGAIQALIAQNPKQEGQAAMDAALALINGETLEKTTMTELVVIREDEPDKADQYEYIADCM; translated from the coding sequence ATGAAAAAGATGATCACGACCACGGCCCTGCTGGCCTTTGCCGGCCTCGGCGCGGCACAGGCGCAGGACGCAGGGTCGGTCGCCCTGGTGCTGGGCGTCAGCGGCTCTCCCTTCTATCAGGTGCTTCAGTGCGGGGCGATGGCGCGCGCCGAAGAGCTTGGCCTCGATCTGACCGTGTCCGCGGGCGATCAGTTCGCCGCCGACAGCCAGATCCCGGTGGTGAACGCGGTGACGGCCGCGGGCCCGGACGTGGCCGCCATCGTGCCGACCGACATGCAGGCTCTGGTGCAGCCGATGCGGGAGCTGTCGGAGCGCGGGACCCGAGTCATCACCGTGGATCAGACCATCGCGGACAACAGCTTCGTGGAGACCGAGGTGCTGACGGACAACGAAGCCGGCGGCGGGATGGCCGCGGAGATCATGGCCGAGATCCTCGGCGGCGAGGGAAAGGTCCTGATCATCACCCAGCCGCCGGGGTCGCTGGCGCAGGATGCGCGCACGCGCGGCTTCGAGGACAAGATCGCGGAATATGAGGGCATCACCTATATCGGTGCACAGTACCAGTCCGACGATCCGCAGAAGGCGGCGGAGATCGTGACCTCGACCCTGTCGGCGCATCCCGATCTCGCGGGGATCTTTTCGACCAACGATCAGGGGGCGATCGGCGCGATCACCGGCCTGCGCCAGGCGGGCGCGGTGGGCCGCGTGAAGATGGTGGCCTATGATGCCGCCTCCGCCGAGGTCGCGGCCCTGAAGAACGGTGCGATCCAGGCGCTGATCGCCCAGAACCCCAAGCAGGAAGGGCAAGCGGCCATGGATGCCGCGCTGGCGCTGATCAACGGCGAGACGCTCGAGAAGACGACGATGACCGAACTCGTCGTCATCCGCGAGGACGAGCCGGACAAGGCCGACCAATACGAATACATCGCCGACTGCATGTGA
- a CDS encoding glucan biosynthesis protein, with product MSDIALSRRRMLASAVGAGAFFLLPELARAQKGSTGSSGLGPAEPFSFAQLRETAQSLAREEFVPMRVADGDVLDQVDYDRHNQIAFRKDRTLWNEDGASPVQFFFPGRYFREPVHVYALQDGMAREVVFSKEFFDIPGDNPANQLTRTEGFAGFRVQDRPDGDDWMAFLGASYWRTSGYSGQFGMSVRGLALDTAIAGGPEEFPRFTRFWLDQGEDGDLTAYALLESPRATGAYRIYSARGEEGVAQDVEAHVFLRADVERLGLAPLTSMYWFGKPNAHVAPDWRPEVHDSDGLEIHAANGERIWRPLNNPPRTMASEFSAPGVKGFGLMQRERAFEEYQDDGVFYEKRASVWVEPKEDWGDGAVTLIELSTDDEIHDNIVAMWTPGGQDREHSFSYRLTWFEDAPVPPNAARFIATRIGAGGIPGQPRPPGIVKIVCDFENTGFEGLDRDPSILPVVSTSRGSTGSLVAYPVVGESYWRAIFDLDFSEIPEEDDEPIDLRMYVEVEGQARTETWLMQLFPSQLRSLLDSHA from the coding sequence ATGTCTGACATCGCACTCTCCCGCCGCAGAATGCTTGCCTCCGCCGTGGGCGCCGGCGCATTCTTTCTCCTGCCTGAGCTGGCCCGCGCGCAGAAGGGAAGCACCGGATCCTCCGGGCTCGGGCCTGCCGAGCCGTTCTCCTTCGCACAGCTGCGCGAGACCGCGCAGTCCCTGGCGCGCGAGGAGTTCGTGCCGATGCGTGTCGCCGATGGCGATGTTCTCGATCAGGTCGACTATGACCGTCACAACCAGATCGCGTTCCGCAAAGACCGCACGCTGTGGAACGAAGACGGGGCCTCGCCGGTGCAGTTCTTCTTTCCGGGGCGGTATTTCCGCGAGCCGGTGCATGTCTATGCGCTACAGGACGGCATGGCGCGGGAGGTGGTCTTTTCGAAGGAATTCTTCGACATCCCCGGCGACAACCCCGCCAACCAGCTCACACGGACGGAAGGCTTCGCAGGCTTCCGCGTTCAGGACCGGCCGGATGGCGACGACTGGATGGCCTTCCTCGGCGCCTCCTACTGGCGGACGTCTGGTTATTCCGGCCAGTTCGGGATGTCGGTGCGCGGCCTGGCGCTGGACACGGCGATCGCGGGCGGACCGGAGGAGTTTCCGCGGTTTACCCGCTTCTGGCTCGACCAGGGCGAGGATGGCGATCTGACGGCCTATGCGCTTCTGGAAAGCCCGCGCGCGACCGGGGCCTACAGGATCTACTCCGCCCGAGGCGAGGAAGGCGTCGCACAGGATGTGGAGGCGCATGTCTTCCTGCGCGCGGATGTGGAGCGGCTTGGCCTCGCGCCGCTCACTTCGATGTACTGGTTCGGCAAGCCCAATGCCCATGTGGCGCCGGACTGGCGCCCGGAGGTGCATGACAGCGACGGGCTGGAAATTCACGCCGCCAACGGCGAACGGATCTGGCGCCCCCTCAACAATCCGCCGCGGACCATGGCCTCCGAGTTCTCCGCGCCGGGAGTAAAGGGATTCGGGCTGATGCAGCGCGAGCGGGCATTCGAGGAATATCAGGACGACGGCGTTTTCTACGAGAAACGCGCCTCCGTCTGGGTCGAACCGAAGGAGGACTGGGGAGACGGGGCCGTGACCCTGATCGAGCTGTCCACCGATGACGAGATCCACGACAATATCGTCGCGATGTGGACCCCCGGCGGGCAGGATCGCGAGCACAGTTTCAGCTATCGGCTGACCTGGTTCGAGGACGCCCCCGTGCCGCCGAATGCCGCGCGTTTCATCGCGACGCGCATCGGTGCGGGCGGCATTCCCGGCCAGCCCAGACCGCCGGGCATCGTCAAGATCGTGTGCGATTTCGAGAACACCGGTTTCGAGGGCCTCGACCGCGATCCGTCGATCCTGCCCGTGGTATCGACCTCGCGCGGGAGCACCGGGAGCCTTGTGGCCTATCCCGTCGTGGGCGAGAGCTACTGGCGCGCCATCTTCGATCTCGATTTCTCGGAGATCCCGGAGGAGGACGACGAGCCCATCGACCTTCGCATGTATGTCGAGGTGGAGGGACAGGCACGGACCGAGACCTGGCTGATGCAGCTTTTCCCCTCGCAACTGCGGAGCCTTCTGGACTCGCACGCCTGA
- a CDS encoding c-type cytochrome, which translates to MKTFLRTLAALVIVGLVALAAFIFWPVSRSAPQQVASGGPEPKDHGEYAMRLADCAACHTAEGGAPFAGGRPIESPVGTLHSANITPDPETGIGGWTLAEFRGALVDGLDDEGHHLYPAMPYTNYRGLTETDIAGLYHYFIEELDPVRNEVAANDLPFPFDQRWGLRAWKWVAMPEVGFASGATSDDPLRRGAYLVEGPGHCGACHSPRNMLFVQEGYTADDPGFLAGGVVAGWTAPALRGEDSAIAGWTAEEVAQILGTGRNAHAAINGEMLLVVEDSTQYFTEDDLIAVSRYLVSLDGNGGATAQDPPSGGLAERLADAPATETERMLASADPNMPEGARLYLDNCGACHFVDGKGADEVFPELDGSSIVQAGEPTGLISMILEGGALPSTEKRPYALRMPGFADRLSDAEVATLASFLRSAWSNDASGSVDAGTVADLRSGEDS; encoded by the coding sequence ATGAAGACTTTCCTCCGCACCCTCGCCGCGCTGGTGATCGTCGGCCTTGTCGCCCTGGCGGCATTCATCTTCTGGCCGGTCTCGCGCAGCGCCCCGCAGCAGGTGGCCTCCGGTGGCCCGGAGCCCAAGGACCACGGCGAATACGCGATGCGCCTCGCCGATTGCGCTGCCTGCCATACCGCCGAGGGCGGCGCGCCCTTTGCCGGCGGGCGGCCCATTGAAAGCCCGGTGGGCACACTCCACTCGGCCAACATCACCCCGGACCCCGAGACCGGCATCGGTGGCTGGACCCTTGCCGAGTTCCGCGGGGCGCTGGTCGACGGGCTCGACGACGAGGGGCACCACCTCTATCCGGCGATGCCCTACACCAACTACCGGGGACTCACCGAGACCGACATCGCCGGTCTGTACCATTACTTCATCGAGGAACTGGACCCGGTGCGCAACGAGGTTGCCGCCAATGACCTGCCCTTCCCCTTCGACCAGCGCTGGGGTCTACGGGCGTGGAAATGGGTCGCGATGCCAGAGGTCGGCTTTGCCTCGGGCGCGACATCGGACGACCCGTTGCGGCGCGGTGCCTACCTCGTCGAAGGTCCGGGCCATTGCGGAGCCTGCCACAGCCCGCGCAACATGCTCTTCGTGCAGGAGGGGTACACCGCGGACGACCCCGGCTTCCTGGCCGGCGGCGTCGTCGCGGGCTGGACCGCCCCCGCCCTGCGCGGCGAGGACAGCGCCATCGCCGGCTGGACCGCCGAGGAGGTGGCACAGATCCTCGGCACCGGGCGCAACGCCCATGCCGCGATCAACGGCGAGATGCTGCTGGTGGTCGAGGACAGTACGCAATACTTTACGGAGGACGACCTCATAGCGGTATCACGCTACCTCGTTAGCCTTGACGGCAATGGCGGGGCCACAGCGCAGGACCCGCCCTCGGGCGGCCTTGCCGAGCGCCTCGCGGACGCCCCCGCGACCGAGACCGAACGGATGCTTGCGTCTGCAGATCCGAACATGCCCGAAGGTGCGCGCCTGTACCTCGACAATTGCGGGGCCTGCCATTTCGTCGACGGCAAGGGTGCGGACGAGGTCTTCCCCGAGCTCGACGGCAGCTCGATCGTTCAGGCGGGCGAGCCCACCGGCCTCATCTCGATGATCCTCGAAGGCGGCGCCCTTCCCTCAACCGAAAAGCGCCCCTACGCCCTGCGCATGCCGGGCTTCGCCGACCGGCTCTCGGACGCGGAGGTGGCCACCCTCGCCTCCTTCTTGCGCAGCGCCTGGAGCAACGATGCCTCGGGATCTGTCGATGCAGGCACCGTCGCGGACCTGCGCTCCGGCGAGGACAGCTGA
- a CDS encoding GMC family oxidoreductase: MARTDTKRDVVIVGLGWTGAIAGIELAKEGLNILALERGPDRSTVPDFKYPEVIDELRFGIRYGYMQRPKQSTLTIRRSLDEEALPYRRLGSFLPGDGVGGAGIHWNGQTWRPQAQEYRLRSYVEESFGADVIPENMTIQDWGITAEELEPYYDRFEYMAGISGQAGVVNGETLEGGNPFESSRSRGYPLPPLAQQPDGLHFAEVARQMGYHPFPRPAANASAPHVNEYGMQLGPCNYCGFCARYGCLNYSKSSPQTCILDALKRYENFNYRVNSEVLRVTLAEDGQTATGVTYWDAEAEEEVTQPADIVILAAYSIHNVHLMLLSGIGEPYDPRSGTGTTGKNYSYQMNGGTTMFFEDRQFNPFVAAGSSGMSINDFGMEQIDYAAEGFIGGSYMTCGHSNGQPIRGIAVPEGTPSWGADWKQAVGTHYGHSTSLGSHGSNMSYRDCYLDLDPTYTDPHGRPLLRLTFDWKDNDIRMTQFMRQRIEEIVEAMEPDSWQSSYKEDGAIYDVRPYQTTHNVGGAIMGENPQTSSINRFQQAWGQHNVFVLGASAFPQNIQYNPTGAVGALAYWTTDAIINDYLPNPRPLV; the protein is encoded by the coding sequence ATGGCAAGAACCGACACCAAACGCGATGTGGTCATCGTCGGCCTCGGCTGGACCGGCGCCATAGCCGGGATCGAACTGGCAAAGGAAGGGCTCAACATCCTCGCGCTGGAACGCGGGCCGGACCGCTCCACAGTGCCCGACTTCAAGTATCCCGAGGTCATCGACGAGCTGCGCTTCGGCATCCGTTACGGCTACATGCAGCGGCCGAAGCAGTCGACGCTGACCATCCGCCGCAGCCTGGACGAGGAGGCGCTGCCCTATCGCCGGCTCGGATCCTTCCTGCCCGGTGACGGCGTCGGAGGCGCGGGCATCCACTGGAACGGCCAGACCTGGCGTCCGCAGGCACAGGAATATCGCCTGCGCTCCTACGTGGAGGAGAGTTTCGGCGCAGACGTCATCCCGGAGAACATGACGATCCAGGACTGGGGCATCACCGCCGAGGAATTGGAGCCCTACTACGACCGCTTCGAATACATGGCCGGGATCTCGGGACAGGCCGGCGTTGTGAACGGCGAGACGCTCGAGGGAGGCAACCCGTTCGAGTCCAGCCGCTCGCGCGGCTATCCCCTGCCGCCGCTGGCACAGCAGCCCGACGGCCTGCATTTCGCCGAAGTCGCGCGGCAGATGGGCTACCACCCCTTCCCGCGCCCGGCCGCCAATGCCTCGGCTCCGCATGTGAACGAGTACGGAATGCAGCTCGGCCCCTGCAACTACTGCGGATTCTGCGCCCGCTACGGATGCCTGAATTACTCGAAATCCTCGCCGCAGACCTGCATTCTGGACGCGCTGAAGCGGTATGAGAATTTCAACTACCGCGTGAACTCCGAGGTGCTGCGCGTGACTTTGGCCGAGGACGGGCAGACCGCCACCGGCGTCACCTACTGGGATGCCGAGGCCGAGGAAGAGGTGACGCAGCCCGCCGACATCGTGATCCTCGCCGCCTACTCGATCCACAACGTCCACCTGATGCTGTTGTCGGGCATCGGCGAGCCCTACGATCCGCGCAGCGGCACCGGCACCACCGGCAAGAACTACAGCTACCAGATGAACGGCGGCACCACGATGTTCTTCGAAGACCGCCAGTTCAATCCCTTCGTGGCGGCCGGCTCGTCGGGCATGTCGATCAACGATTTCGGCATGGAGCAGATCGACTACGCCGCCGAGGGCTTCATCGGCGGCAGCTACATGACCTGCGGCCATTCCAACGGCCAGCCGATCCGGGGTATCGCGGTGCCCGAGGGCACACCTAGCTGGGGCGCGGACTGGAAACAGGCGGTGGGGACGCATTACGGCCATTCCACCTCGCTCGGCTCTCACGGATCGAACATGTCCTACCGCGACTGCTATCTCGATCTCGATCCGACCTACACCGACCCGCACGGGCGGCCCCTGCTGCGCCTGACCTTCGACTGGAAGGACAACGACATCCGCATGACTCAGTTCATGCGCCAGCGCATCGAAGAGATCGTCGAGGCCATGGAGCCCGACAGCTGGCAGTCGAGCTACAAGGAGGACGGTGCCATCTACGACGTGCGCCCCTACCAAACGACGCACAACGTCGGCGGCGCGATCATGGGCGAGAACCCACAGACCTCGTCGATCAACCGCTTCCAGCAGGCCTGGGGGCAGCACAATGTCTTCGTGCTCGGGGCCTCCGCCTTCCCGCAGAACATCCAGTACAACCCGACCGGCGCGGTGGGTGCGCTGGCCTACTGGACCACCGACGCCATCATCAACGATTACCTGCCGAACCCGCGGCCCCTGGTCTGA